The following coding sequences are from one Aquificaceae bacterium window:
- the fliS gene encoding flagellar export chaperone FliS: MINAYLENMVLTANPVRQVILLYEKAISCLDEATELMERGSAGAEDMKRKYESMGRATEILTVLDATLNMEQGGDIARSLHEVYQALINDLVRITVEGDEPQTLRKMIKILTELKESWEEVEKKVYGRPEATAPAV; encoded by the coding sequence ATGATTAACGCATACCTTGAGAACATGGTTTTGACCGCAAACCCCGTAAGGCAGGTCATTCTTCTGTATGAGAAGGCGATTTCATGTCTTGATGAAGCTACGGAGCTTATGGAAAGGGGTTCTGCAGGGGCTGAAGATATGAAAAGAAAGTATGAATCCATGGGCAGGGCTACGGAGATACTTACTGTTCTTGATGCAACCCTCAATATGGAACAGGGAGGAGATATAGCAAGGAGCCTCCATGAAGTGTATCAGGCTCTTATAAATGACCTTGTGAGGATTACTGTGGAAGGTGATGAACCTCAGACGCTCCGCAAAATGATAAAGATACTTACAGAGCTCAAAGAAAGCTGGGAAGAAGTGGAGAAGAAAGTATATGGAAGACCTGAAGCAACTGCTCCTGCGGTGTGA
- a CDS encoding polyprenyl synthetase family protein has translation MVDTQNIREKILSYLDPEVREVYDIGSYIISSGGKGVRPLLTIMVCEALGGNVERVIPLAVGIEYVHIASLLHDDVVDGAERRRGKKSANLIYGNQACVLTGDYMYAKALSLYSRFGNLQSIEVLSDAVMKMSQGQLLELRSLGRLIDEETYMRIIDYKTGALFGACMAVGALMADRKDYWDFYQMGLIVGRAFQLIDDALDYAGSEEKLGKPVGSDLAEGKCTYPLLCVLPELKEEERVLFYDGGHEKLRTLVLRHGGVEKTRERAATEIEKVLHFIRGFDASGGIENLILKLIHRES, from the coding sequence ATGGTAGATACTCAGAATATAAGAGAGAAGATACTCTCTTACCTTGACCCCGAAGTAAGAGAAGTTTACGATATAGGCAGCTATATCATATCTTCCGGTGGTAAGGGAGTAAGGCCTCTTCTTACCATAATGGTATGCGAAGCGCTGGGAGGTAATGTGGAGAGGGTTATTCCTCTCGCCGTGGGTATAGAGTATGTGCACATAGCTTCTCTGCTTCACGATGATGTGGTGGATGGGGCAGAAAGGAGGAGAGGCAAGAAGAGTGCCAACCTTATCTATGGCAATCAGGCATGTGTTCTGACAGGTGACTATATGTATGCAAAGGCTCTTTCTCTGTATTCACGCTTTGGAAACCTTCAGAGTATTGAAGTGCTCAGTGATGCAGTTATGAAGATGTCTCAGGGGCAGCTTTTAGAGCTCAGAAGCCTTGGCAGGCTTATTGATGAGGAAACATACATGAGGATAATAGACTATAAGACCGGGGCCCTTTTTGGAGCATGCATGGCAGTGGGTGCTCTTATGGCAGACAGAAAAGATTACTGGGATTTTTACCAGATGGGGCTTATAGTCGGCAGAGCCTTTCAGCTAATTGACGATGCTCTGGACTATGCGGGCAGTGAAGAAAAACTGGGAAAGCCAGTGGGTTCTGACCTTGCAGAGGGTAAATGCACCTATCCCCTTCTGTGCGTGCTCCCTGAACTGAAAGAGGAGGAAAGGGTGCTTTTTTACGATGGTGGGCACGAGAAACTAAGAACACTCGTTTTGAGACACGGCGGGGTTGAAAAAACAAGAGAGAGGGCTGCAACTGAAATTGAGAAGGTCTTACACTTCATAAGGGGCTTTGATGCCTCCGGCGGCATAGAGAACCTGATACTGAAACTAATACACAGAGAAAGCTAA
- the trxB gene encoding thioredoxin-disulfide reductase: protein MELTLDFHTDKVYDVIIIGGGPAGASAAIYTARAGLSTLVLYRAEADGALGVTQQIENYPGIRGPLSGYELLKLIREHAKAFGAEFIRGKVIATDLMNDIKRVYTIDGREFKGRAVIVASGAMERTNKYKGEEEFLGKGVSYCGVCDAAFFKDRPVAVIGEDDYALEETEFIARFASKIYLVVPSSRIKAPHEMVSEIQFNPKVEILLHHRVVEISGTSLVEGLWVQNITTKEKRLLQVDGVFIFLGGNKPSVDFLMNQVEMNGEHCIVVNEEMMTSVPGVFAAGDVLCTNIKQAVIAAADGVKAALAVDKYLNKKAKITAQW, encoded by the coding sequence ATGGAGCTGACACTGGATTTTCATACAGATAAGGTTTACGATGTAATTATAATTGGCGGTGGACCCGCAGGTGCCTCTGCGGCCATATACACCGCAAGAGCTGGCCTTTCAACCCTTGTGCTTTATAGGGCTGAGGCAGATGGAGCGCTTGGAGTGACGCAACAGATAGAGAACTACCCTGGTATAAGGGGTCCCTTATCTGGATATGAGCTTCTGAAGCTTATTCGTGAACATGCAAAAGCCTTTGGTGCAGAGTTTATAAGGGGTAAGGTAATAGCTACGGACCTGATGAATGATATAAAGAGAGTATATACCATAGATGGTAGAGAATTTAAGGGCAGGGCTGTGATAGTTGCATCGGGAGCTATGGAAAGGACGAACAAGTATAAAGGTGAGGAAGAATTCCTCGGTAAGGGTGTATCTTACTGTGGGGTCTGCGATGCAGCCTTTTTCAAAGACAGACCTGTGGCTGTAATAGGAGAGGATGACTACGCCCTTGAGGAAACTGAGTTTATAGCCCGTTTTGCAAGCAAGATTTACCTCGTTGTCCCTTCCAGCAGGATAAAGGCACCCCACGAGATGGTCTCTGAGATACAGTTCAACCCAAAGGTGGAAATACTCCTTCATCACAGGGTTGTGGAAATCTCAGGCACATCCCTTGTGGAGGGGCTGTGGGTTCAGAATATTACAACGAAGGAGAAAAGGCTCCTGCAGGTGGATGGTGTATTCATATTCCTGGGTGGTAACAAGCCCTCGGTGGACTTTCTTATGAACCAGGTGGAGATGAACGGAGAACACTGCATAGTGGTCAACGAAGAAATGATGACTTCAGTTCCCGGAGTATTTGCTGCGGGAGATGTGCTCTGCACCAACATAAAGCAGGCTGTGATAGCAGCGGCAGATGGTGTAAAAGCTGCCCTTGCTGTGGACAAATACCTGAACAAAAAAGCAAAGATTACCGCCCAGTGGTAG
- a CDS encoding redoxin domain-containing protein, translating to MEAVKVGQKVPNFEMEVYDPKTLGFGKVSLEDLLRERKWTVLFFYPADFTFVCPTELADLAEHYEELQRMGVEVISVSTDTKYTHLAWQRAEKLLENVRYLMGADPTGKVSRLFGVYDENTGLALRGTFIINPDGILVGSEVNFYNVGRNAEELVRKMKANAYLMSHPDEACPAKWKEGEKTLKPSQELVGRVYEALQT from the coding sequence ATGGAAGCAGTTAAGGTTGGACAGAAGGTTCCAAATTTTGAGATGGAGGTGTATGACCCCAAAACTCTCGGCTTTGGGAAGGTTTCCCTGGAGGACCTTCTCAGGGAGAGGAAATGGACAGTGCTTTTTTTCTACCCTGCAGATTTTACCTTTGTATGTCCCACAGAGCTGGCAGACCTTGCAGAGCACTACGAAGAGCTCCAGAGGATGGGGGTTGAGGTAATATCCGTCTCAACGGACACCAAATACACCCATCTTGCATGGCAGAGAGCAGAAAAACTACTGGAGAATGTCAGATATCTCATGGGTGCAGACCCTACAGGAAAGGTCTCAAGGCTCTTTGGAGTCTACGATGAAAACACGGGGCTTGCCTTGAGGGGAACCTTTATAATCAACCCAGATGGTATACTTGTTGGCTCTGAAGTTAACTTCTACAACGTGGGAAGGAACGCAGAAGAACTGGTGCGCAAGATGAAGGCAAACGCATACCTGATGAGCCATCCCGATGAGGCCTGCCCTGCAAAGTGGAAAGAGGGTGAGAAAACCCTCAAGCCATCTCAGGAGCTTGTAGGGAGAGTTTACGAGGCTCTGCAGACTTGA
- a CDS encoding GGDEF domain-containing protein: protein MKKAILVRLVGVMLLAFLLILATTLYTFRSQAIGESKQRAYIISELVRDTLTSFMVMGVINRRDEFLSRIREIEGVEEIRVIRAKSVVEQFGGGMRFELPKDELERAVLQTGKTMEHLEESLTSVKYRIVIPYRAEPIKGVDCLQCHRAKPGETLGAISLSMDLTHIRSASAKVLSVLTVAFLLALAAVALFMNLFITKISSFINELAQFMKSAGEGSFKYEIKTDPGYEASALKEILSQSFKSLHNTLNSVEEKVRSMIGYGVLKTGNVLSDTSKIVDELLNIYKFKRVIEKDRRKKDVYERIREVLEDYMSLDNFCLYEVNQAKNRMSLVYAIGSKSRCNEVILENAEECRAKRTGTSVDSREFPCICPNFGDNQACKEGRLHYYCIPAYVGGAVGNVVQLIYEPEMEPFINLLIPYIKGYLNEAAPVLEARTYMDMLREQSFRDQLTGLYNRRFLEETIDKLVAQTRRRGTALGILMVDVDYFKEVNDRYGHDVGDRVLREVAHQIQKSVREADMVIRYGGEEFMVLLVDVQPGKSEEVAEKIRRAIENHTIEAPGIVLKKTVSIGVAEFPHDSDKIWQCIKFADVSLYRAKQAGRNRVVRFRTEFWQEESY from the coding sequence ATGAAAAAAGCCATTCTTGTAAGGCTTGTAGGTGTAATGCTACTTGCCTTTTTACTTATACTCGCAACCACGCTTTATACCTTCAGATCTCAGGCTATTGGAGAGTCCAAGCAGAGGGCATACATAATATCTGAACTGGTCAGGGATACACTTACCTCTTTTATGGTCATGGGCGTAATAAACAGGAGGGATGAGTTTCTTAGCAGAATAAGGGAGATAGAAGGGGTGGAGGAGATAAGGGTTATAAGGGCAAAGAGCGTGGTGGAGCAGTTTGGAGGTGGCATGAGGTTTGAGCTGCCAAAGGATGAGCTGGAAAGGGCAGTCCTCCAAACAGGCAAGACCATGGAGCATCTTGAGGAATCCCTCACCTCAGTTAAATACAGAATAGTTATACCTTACAGGGCAGAGCCTATAAAGGGGGTAGACTGTCTTCAGTGCCACAGGGCTAAGCCAGGTGAAACCCTTGGTGCCATAAGTCTGAGCATGGACCTGACTCACATAAGGTCAGCTTCTGCAAAGGTTCTCTCCGTGCTTACTGTTGCTTTCCTGCTTGCCCTTGCCGCGGTTGCACTTTTTATGAATCTTTTTATAACGAAGATAAGTAGCTTTATAAATGAGCTTGCTCAATTTATGAAGTCTGCGGGGGAGGGCTCCTTTAAATATGAAATAAAAACAGACCCAGGATATGAAGCCAGTGCACTGAAAGAGATATTATCCCAGTCCTTCAAAAGCCTTCACAATACCCTGAACTCTGTTGAGGAGAAGGTCAGGAGCATGATAGGTTATGGGGTGTTGAAAACTGGAAATGTGCTTTCGGACACTTCAAAGATTGTGGACGAGCTTCTTAACATCTATAAGTTCAAGAGGGTAATAGAAAAGGACAGGCGTAAGAAGGACGTTTACGAGAGGATAAGGGAGGTGCTGGAGGATTACATGAGCCTTGACAACTTCTGTCTGTATGAAGTGAACCAGGCAAAAAACAGGATGAGTCTGGTTTATGCCATAGGTTCCAAAAGCCGCTGCAATGAGGTTATACTTGAAAATGCAGAGGAATGCAGGGCAAAAAGAACAGGAACCAGCGTGGATTCAAGAGAGTTTCCCTGCATATGCCCAAACTTTGGAGATAACCAGGCATGCAAAGAAGGTAGACTTCATTACTACTGCATACCCGCATACGTGGGTGGTGCGGTGGGCAATGTGGTGCAGTTAATCTACGAACCTGAGATGGAGCCCTTTATAAACCTGTTAATACCATACATAAAGGGCTATCTCAATGAGGCGGCGCCAGTGCTTGAGGCAAGAACCTACATGGACATGCTCAGAGAGCAGTCATTCAGAGACCAGCTTACAGGGCTATACAACAGGAGGTTCCTTGAGGAGACGATTGATAAGCTGGTTGCCCAGACAAGAAGGCGTGGGACAGCTCTGGGCATTCTCATGGTGGATGTGGATTACTTCAAAGAGGTCAACGATAGATACGGTCATGATGTGGGGGATAGAGTTCTCAGAGAGGTTGCCCATCAAATACAAAAATCTGTGAGAGAGGCAGACATGGTGATAAGATACGGTGGAGAGGAGTTTATGGTGCTTCTGGTAGACGTGCAGCCTGGTAAGTCTGAAGAGGTGGCTGAGAAGATAAGAAGGGCTATAGAAAACCACACCATAGAGGCACCAGGGATTGTGCTGAAAAAGACCGTTAGCATAGGTGTTGCTGAATTTCCCCATGACTCTGATAAAATATGGCAGTGCATAAAGTTTGCAGATGTTTCTCTTTACAGGGCAAAGCAGGCGGGCAGGAACAGGGTTGTAAGGTTCAGAACCGAGTTCTGGCAGGAGGAGAGTTACTAA
- a CDS encoding endonuclease MutS2 translates to MRERDLIRLEFFHVLDRIKTYAHSKATERFIDQIRPTSDRDSLKEKLSLVEDFMKVSNRVNLYNFEDVEELIKRTSIKDYAITVDEALALLKVIRLIRELRKVLGEMVQTYRSLTRLTKGLHLFSSLENMIESVIDPRGFVKDSASENLREIRQRIRDTEKEVLKRLEAVFSRPDADRVFSDKFVAYKNGRYVLPVKTTEVKKVVGVVHGTSSSGFTTYVEPQSVIELNNRLTTLRDEEEEEVRRILKKLSSMIGEQSQRLMEAFRTLVKVDYLNSVSQFSRAYGGRFPSMGQHVELLGVKHPLLVFLKEDVVPLDIVIKGKRGLVLTGPNTGGKTVALKTLGLCCLLFQSGIPIPLQEGTLPVFENVFVDVGDEQSIEQSLSTFSSHMVNIAEFLPHVKENTLVLLDELGAGTDPVEGSALGVAVLEYLREKMAFVLVNTHHTPIKVYALNSDYYTPASTLFDRESLKPLYRIVYDAVGESMALFVAQKCGMPEELIQKARRFLPAGFEEYFTAREMLESYIREYQEKLRELQEERERLEKMIAEQEAMLRELESRKKQEIRRAIEDVKERFEEFLHEAEKHMRSLKDRQKLRELFREKVEEAYKKEREETIEVGDWVEIFGSKGRVLEIREGKACLLAGGVRAWVKLSELRKTEPPPEEQQPEKVFEIKRSSPSEINLTGFSVEEAITKLELFLQEAHSMGLKAVKIIHGYGTLKRAVQEFLSSSPLVVFHREGYPKEGGAGTSLAYLNRD, encoded by the coding sequence ATGAGAGAAAGAGACCTTATAAGGCTTGAGTTTTTTCATGTTCTGGACAGGATAAAGACCTATGCTCATTCAAAGGCAACAGAGAGGTTCATTGACCAGATAAGGCCCACAAGCGACAGGGATTCGCTGAAAGAAAAATTGAGCCTTGTGGAAGACTTTATGAAAGTTTCCAACAGAGTAAATCTATACAACTTTGAGGATGTGGAAGAACTTATAAAGAGGACTTCCATAAAGGATTATGCCATAACAGTGGATGAAGCCCTTGCACTTCTTAAGGTGATAAGGCTTATAAGGGAGCTCAGAAAAGTTCTCGGGGAAATGGTTCAGACATACAGGAGCCTTACCAGGCTTACAAAGGGGCTCCATCTTTTTAGCAGCCTTGAGAACATGATTGAGTCTGTTATAGACCCGCGGGGCTTTGTAAAAGACTCTGCAAGCGAGAATCTTAGGGAGATAAGGCAGAGGATAAGGGATACAGAAAAGGAGGTGCTTAAGAGGCTTGAAGCTGTCTTCTCAAGACCAGATGCTGACAGGGTCTTTTCTGACAAATTCGTTGCCTACAAAAATGGCAGGTATGTGTTGCCAGTAAAGACCACAGAGGTCAAGAAAGTGGTCGGTGTAGTGCACGGGACCTCCTCCTCTGGCTTTACCACATATGTGGAGCCTCAGAGCGTAATTGAGCTAAACAACAGGCTTACAACCCTACGAGATGAAGAAGAGGAGGAGGTAAGAAGGATACTGAAAAAACTCTCTTCCATGATTGGTGAGCAGTCCCAGAGGCTTATGGAGGCCTTCAGAACTCTTGTGAAGGTAGATTATCTGAATTCTGTTTCTCAGTTTTCCAGAGCATATGGAGGAAGGTTCCCCTCCATGGGTCAGCATGTGGAGCTTCTGGGGGTGAAACATCCGCTTCTGGTGTTTCTGAAGGAGGATGTGGTTCCTCTTGATATAGTCATAAAGGGCAAAAGAGGGCTTGTGTTAACAGGACCAAATACGGGTGGTAAAACTGTGGCCCTGAAAACTCTTGGCCTTTGCTGTCTTCTTTTCCAGTCTGGCATACCCATACCTTTGCAGGAGGGCACACTACCAGTTTTTGAAAATGTCTTTGTGGACGTGGGGGACGAGCAGAGCATAGAGCAGAGCCTCTCCACCTTTTCCTCTCACATGGTCAACATTGCTGAGTTCCTGCCCCATGTGAAGGAAAACACCCTGGTGCTTCTTGATGAGCTGGGTGCTGGAACTGACCCCGTAGAAGGTTCAGCCCTTGGAGTTGCAGTTCTGGAATATCTAAGGGAGAAAATGGCCTTTGTGCTTGTTAACACCCATCACACACCCATAAAGGTGTATGCCCTCAACTCTGACTACTACACGCCAGCAAGCACGCTTTTTGACAGAGAAAGCCTGAAGCCTCTTTACAGGATAGTATACGATGCGGTGGGGGAAAGCATGGCACTTTTTGTAGCCCAGAAGTGTGGTATGCCGGAGGAGCTGATACAGAAGGCAAGAAGATTTCTTCCTGCAGGCTTTGAGGAGTATTTTACCGCAAGAGAAATGCTTGAAAGTTATATAAGGGAGTATCAGGAAAAGCTAAGGGAACTGCAGGAGGAGAGAGAAAGACTTGAAAAAATGATAGCGGAGCAGGAAGCCATGCTTAGGGAGCTTGAAAGCAGAAAGAAGCAGGAGATAAGAAGAGCCATAGAGGATGTAAAGGAGCGTTTTGAGGAGTTTCTCCATGAGGCAGAAAAGCACATGAGAAGTCTAAAAGACAGGCAGAAGCTCAGGGAGCTGTTCAGGGAGAAGGTAGAGGAAGCCTACAAAAAGGAAAGGGAGGAAACCATAGAGGTTGGAGACTGGGTGGAGATATTTGGCTCAAAGGGTAGAGTGCTTGAAATAAGGGAGGGAAAAGCCTGCCTTCTGGCTGGTGGTGTAAGGGCATGGGTGAAGCTCTCAGAGCTAAGAAAGACCGAACCACCTCCAGAAGAGCAGCAACCGGAGAAGGTTTTTGAGATAAAGAGAAGTTCACCATCGGAGATAAACCTGACAGGCTTTAGCGTGGAGGAAGCAATCACCAAACTTGAACTTTTTCTTCAGGAAGCCCACAGCATGGGTCTGAAGGCTGTAAAGATAATACATGGTTATGGGACTCTGAAGAGAGCTGTTCAGGAATTTCTCTCTTCTTCACCCCTTGTGGTTTTCCACAGGGAGGGGTATCCAAAGGAGGGAGGAGCGGGAACCTCCCTCGCATATCTGAACAGAGACTAG
- a CDS encoding FAD-dependent oxidoreductase gives MSKHVVIIGGGIGGIATAYDLKKLDKSLKVTIISGRPYFGFTPSWPHLALGWRKFEDISVPLAGLLPKHGIDFINEDAESIDPEANRVKTKGGKVVEYDYLVIATGPKLVFGAEGQEQNSTSVCTAEHAMELNKRLEEFYRNPGPVVVGAIPGVSCFGPAYEFAFMLHHELKKRGIRHKVPITYITSEPYVGHMGLGGVGPSRRLMEDVMAERSIKWVANVKITKVEPDRVIYEDLEGKTYEAPAKLSMIMPRFMGPEVVQSAGEKVANPANKMVIVNRCFQNPTYRNIFGVGVVTAIPPVEQTPIPTGAPKTGMMIEQMALAVAHNIINDIRNNPDRYAPELSAICIADMGGDAMGFFASPVLPPRSTVLYRKGAIMHYIKSAFEKYFLWKVKHGDVAPWFEEKGLEFLLKIHPIHLCSDCSGSPGSAC, from the coding sequence ATGAGCAAGCATGTGGTGATAATCGGCGGTGGGATAGGTGGAATAGCCACCGCCTACGACCTCAAAAAGTTAGACAAAAGCCTGAAGGTCACCATCATATCGGGAAGACCCTACTTCGGCTTCACTCCTTCCTGGCCCCACCTCGCTCTGGGCTGGAGGAAGTTCGAGGACATAAGTGTCCCCCTTGCAGGACTCCTTCCAAAGCACGGCATAGACTTCATAAACGAGGATGCGGAGAGCATTGACCCTGAAGCCAACAGGGTAAAGACAAAGGGTGGTAAGGTTGTAGAGTATGACTATCTGGTCATAGCCACAGGTCCAAAGCTTGTCTTTGGCGCAGAGGGTCAGGAGCAGAACTCCACCTCTGTGTGCACTGCAGAGCACGCCATGGAGCTCAACAAAAGGCTTGAAGAGTTCTACAGAAACCCGGGACCTGTGGTGGTGGGTGCCATACCGGGCGTGAGCTGTTTCGGTCCGGCTTACGAATTTGCCTTCATGCTCCATCATGAACTCAAAAAGAGAGGCATAAGGCATAAGGTGCCCATAACCTACATTACATCAGAACCTTACGTGGGTCATATGGGGCTTGGTGGTGTCGGACCCTCCAGAAGGCTCATGGAAGATGTAATGGCAGAAAGGAGCATAAAGTGGGTTGCCAACGTGAAGATAACAAAGGTTGAGCCGGACAGGGTAATATACGAAGACCTTGAGGGCAAGACCTATGAGGCACCTGCAAAACTCTCCATGATTATGCCAAGGTTTATGGGTCCCGAAGTAGTTCAGTCTGCAGGTGAAAAGGTGGCAAACCCAGCCAACAAGATGGTCATAGTCAACAGATGCTTTCAGAACCCCACATACAGGAATATCTTTGGAGTAGGAGTGGTCACTGCCATACCTCCTGTGGAGCAAACACCCATACCCACAGGTGCACCCAAGACTGGTATGATGATAGAGCAGATGGCTCTTGCGGTTGCTCACAACATAATCAACGACATAAGGAACAATCCAGACAGATACGCTCCTGAGCTGTCTGCCATATGCATAGCGGATATGGGTGGCGATGCCATGGGCTTCTTCGCTTCTCCTGTGCTTCCTCCCAGGTCAACGGTGCTTTACAGGAAAGGTGCCATAATGCACTACATCAAGTCAGCCTTTGAAAAATACTTTTTGTGGAAGGTAAAACACGGGGACGTGGCGCCGTGGTTTGAAGAAAAGGGGCTTGAATTCCTTCTGAAGATTCACCCAATTCACCTGTGCTCTGACTGTTCCGGTTCACCAGGGTCTGCCTGCTAG
- the petA gene encoding ubiquinol-cytochrome c reductase iron-sulfur subunit, with protein sequence METSRRDLMGLAIGGLGVVGVLGVLYPIVKTLAPSAASLAGAMVEVDVASIPEGQVRVVSWKGKPVFVVKLPQGFQWTGKAKEEVNARLLQGQEAYALIAVCTHLGCVPLWKPQGEAEFNYPVFHCPCHGGFYSPWGDNIAGPPPRPLHVPPQKRDGNKLVIGEAGFVKELT encoded by the coding sequence ATGGAAACTTCAAGAAGGGACCTTATGGGTCTTGCCATAGGCGGTCTCGGAGTTGTGGGAGTCCTTGGAGTCCTGTATCCAATAGTCAAGACTCTTGCACCAAGCGCTGCCTCACTTGCGGGTGCCATGGTGGAGGTGGATGTGGCTTCCATCCCAGAAGGGCAGGTCAGGGTTGTATCCTGGAAGGGCAAGCCTGTCTTTGTGGTCAAGCTCCCACAGGGCTTCCAGTGGACCGGTAAGGCAAAGGAGGAGGTCAATGCCAGACTACTTCAGGGTCAGGAGGCATACGCTCTCATAGCGGTATGCACCCACCTTGGCTGTGTTCCTCTCTGGAAGCCTCAGGGTGAGGCTGAGTTTAACTACCCTGTTTTTCACTGTCCCTGTCACGGAGGTTTCTATTCACCGTGGGGAGATAACATAGCCGGTCCTCCGCCAAGACCACTTCACGTGCCTCCGCAAAAGAGGGATGGCAACAAGCTTGTTATAGGTGAAGCAGGCTTTGTCAAGGAACTTACATAA
- a CDS encoding cytochrome bc complex cytochrome b subunit, which yields MLGRIGRWIDERAHLSELWQSQMVDYKVPKNLTFPYAFGIMAIVAFAIQVISGIFLTMYYQPNVHTAFDSANYTIMKEVPFMWLIRHVHAAGANFFLAVVYLHIFTGIYYNAYKKPRELTWIVGWLIYFVLLVTALTGYLLPWGQLSYWGMVVTAEIPTSIDSAPLIGHLKIGETISIWMKGGYEIGQITLGRFFGLHIWLLPLILLLLVSIHLYLVRAAGISNPEGREIDKKKEGVPFHPYMTLKEGAYIMGYLAVFFFFVFFYMHHFLPPDNYDPADPFKTPAHIAPEWYLLAYYTIFRSIPDKFLGFVAFNLSLVFLLILPFLDFSPLKSARNRPLFFIMFIVLVISSMALTILGTMPPTPTNAMLGLVFTAGLFAFFLSLPIISIIEWGWYKARGGEKQ from the coding sequence ATGCTTGGAAGGATTGGCAGATGGATTGATGAAAGGGCGCACCTTTCTGAGCTTTGGCAGTCTCAGATGGTGGACTACAAAGTGCCCAAAAACCTCACCTTCCCCTACGCTTTTGGGATTATGGCAATAGTGGCCTTTGCCATTCAGGTCATTTCTGGCATATTCCTTACCATGTATTATCAGCCAAACGTTCATACCGCTTTTGACAGTGCCAACTACACCATAATGAAAGAAGTGCCTTTCATGTGGCTCATAAGGCACGTGCACGCCGCGGGTGCAAACTTCTTCCTTGCGGTAGTCTACCTCCATATATTCACTGGCATATACTATAATGCTTACAAGAAGCCGAGGGAACTTACCTGGATTGTGGGATGGCTCATTTACTTTGTTCTCCTTGTAACAGCTCTTACCGGATACCTCCTCCCCTGGGGACAGCTTTCTTACTGGGGCATGGTGGTTACCGCAGAGATTCCTACTTCAATAGACTCTGCACCTCTCATAGGTCATCTCAAAATAGGAGAGACCATATCCATATGGATGAAGGGAGGTTATGAAATAGGTCAGATAACCCTCGGAAGGTTCTTCGGTCTTCATATATGGCTCCTGCCCCTCATACTTCTCCTTCTTGTAAGCATACACCTCTATCTAGTGCGTGCAGCGGGTATATCCAATCCAGAGGGAAGAGAGATAGACAAGAAAAAAGAAGGTGTCCCCTTCCATCCTTACATGACCCTCAAGGAGGGTGCCTACATAATGGGCTACCTTGCGGTGTTTTTCTTCTTTGTCTTCTTCTACATGCACCACTTCCTGCCACCAGACAACTATGACCCTGCAGACCCCTTCAAAACACCAGCCCACATAGCTCCTGAGTGGTATTTGCTGGCATACTATACCATATTCAGGTCCATACCTGACAAGTTCCTCGGTTTTGTGGCCTTCAATCTTTCCCTTGTCTTCTTACTTATACTGCCCTTCCTTGACTTTTCACCACTAAAGAGTGCGAGGAACAGACCTCTCTTTTTCATAATGTTTATTGTGCTGGTAATATCCTCCATGGCTCTTACTATACTGGGGACCATGCCTCCCACACCCACCAACGCCATGCTTGGCCTCGTGTTTACCGCAGGACTCTTTGCCTTCTTCCTTTCTCTCCCCATCATATCCATCATAGAGTGGGGATGGTATAAAGCAAGAGGAGGTGAGAAGCAATGA
- a CDS encoding c-type cytochrome — protein sequence MIKTIFFTVIIVLFFYIIWINNIFAHRETYEMPSQYAKIASDVKSYAKEGKQLFEQNCQACHSVRYDAVYISSVQANPKLKTLQEKYGKVLPRDVYEAVFHEDLMALKESFGKVPPDLSTMYLVKGKEYLFNFTLEPQKVLPGTSMPPVMAGRPEETAKIIAYLKSVSEPSPEEKNKRVLMGVGTIAYLVVMGVLLWLWRGKILKRMGLH from the coding sequence ATGATTAAGACCATCTTTTTTACGGTTATCATAGTGCTGTTTTTTTACATAATATGGATTAACAACATTTTTGCCCATCGTGAAACTTACGAGATGCCCTCTCAGTATGCAAAGATAGCAAGTGATGTGAAGAGCTACGCAAAGGAGGGTAAACAGCTATTTGAGCAGAACTGTCAGGCATGCCATTCTGTCAGATATGATGCGGTTTACATAAGCTCTGTGCAGGCGAACCCAAAACTCAAAACGCTACAGGAAAAGTATGGAAAGGTTCTGCCAAGAGATGTATATGAGGCGGTATTCCATGAAGACCTCATGGCATTGAAAGAGTCATTCGGTAAGGTTCCTCCAGACCTTTCCACCATGTATCTTGTCAAGGGTAAGGAATACTTATTCAACTTTACCCTTGAGCCTCAGAAGGTGCTTCCGGGAACATCCATGCCCCCGGTCATGGCAGGAAGACCAGAGGAAACTGCAAAGATAATCGCCTATCTCAAGTCTGTATCCGAGCCCTCTCCTGAGGAGAAAAACAAGAGGGTTCTTATGGGTGTGGGAACAATAGCCTACCTTGTGGTTATGGGTGTCCTTCTGTGGTTATGGAGAGGAAAAATTCTCAAGAGGATGGGCTTGCACTGA